The following coding sequences lie in one Micromonospora sp. R77 genomic window:
- the greA gene encoding transcription elongation factor GreA produces MSTNDNEAPATWLSQDAYDRLQGELDELIANRPVIAAEINARREEGDLRENGGYHAAREEQGKAEGRILYLKELLRTAKVGEAPTADVVSPGMVVTIYFDDDADDTETFLLGSREIASTTDLTVYSPESALGKAILGGREGQTCTYTAPSGADIKVTVVKFEPFSG; encoded by the coding sequence GTGTCCACCAATGACAACGAGGCGCCCGCCACCTGGCTGTCCCAGGACGCGTACGACCGCCTGCAGGGCGAGCTCGACGAGCTGATCGCCAACCGGCCGGTCATCGCGGCCGAGATCAATGCCCGACGCGAGGAGGGCGACCTGCGGGAGAACGGCGGCTACCACGCCGCCCGCGAGGAGCAGGGCAAGGCCGAGGGGCGCATCCTCTATCTGAAGGAGCTGCTCCGCACCGCCAAGGTCGGCGAGGCCCCCACCGCCGACGTGGTGTCGCCCGGCATGGTCGTGACGATCTACTTCGACGACGACGCCGACGACACGGAGACCTTCCTGCTCGGCTCCCGGGAGATCGCCTCCACCACCGACCTGACCGTCTACAGCCCCGAGTCGGCGCTCGGCAAGGCGATCCTGGGTGGCCGGGAGGGCCAGACCTGCACCTACACGGCCCCGAGTGGTGCCGACATCAAGGTGACCGTGGTCAAGTTCGAGCCCTTCTCCGGCTGA
- the mca gene encoding mycothiol conjugate amidase Mca has product MAEQLRLMAVHAHPDDESSKGAATMAKYVAEGVDVLVVTCTGGERGSVLNPKMDRPDVWANIGEIRRAEMDAARAVLGVDQAWLGFVDSGLPEGDPLPPLPEGCFALQDVEVAAAPLVRLMRQFRPHVVTTYDEEGGYPHPDHIMTHKVTVAAFEAAGDPERHPELGEPWQPLKLYYDIGFSKGKIMALHEGMLAAGLPSPYEDWIKRWEGRPDKGPRITTRVECAEYFPVRDDALRAHATQIDPDGFWFHVPMELQRRAWPTEDFQLARSLVDSPLPESDLFAGVRETCHAR; this is encoded by the coding sequence GTGGCAGAGCAGCTGCGTCTCATGGCCGTGCACGCCCATCCCGACGACGAGTCGAGCAAGGGCGCCGCGACCATGGCGAAATATGTCGCCGAAGGGGTGGACGTCCTGGTCGTGACGTGCACCGGCGGTGAGCGGGGCAGTGTGCTCAACCCCAAGATGGACCGGCCCGACGTGTGGGCCAACATCGGCGAGATCCGCCGGGCCGAGATGGACGCCGCCCGGGCGGTCCTCGGTGTCGACCAGGCCTGGCTCGGCTTCGTCGACTCCGGGCTGCCCGAGGGCGACCCGCTGCCGCCGCTGCCGGAGGGCTGCTTCGCCCTGCAGGACGTCGAGGTCGCGGCCGCCCCGCTGGTGCGGCTGATGCGGCAGTTCCGCCCGCACGTCGTCACCACGTACGACGAGGAGGGCGGCTACCCGCACCCCGACCACATCATGACCCACAAGGTGACCGTCGCCGCCTTCGAGGCCGCCGGTGACCCGGAGCGCCACCCGGAGCTGGGCGAGCCGTGGCAGCCGCTCAAGCTCTACTACGACATCGGGTTCTCCAAGGGCAAGATCATGGCCCTGCACGAGGGAATGCTCGCCGCCGGACTGCCCTCTCCCTACGAGGACTGGATCAAGCGCTGGGAGGGCCGCCCGGACAAGGGCCCCCGGATCACCACCCGGGTCGAGTGTGCCGAATACTTCCCGGTCCGCGACGACGCGCTGCGCGCCCACGCCACCCAGATCGACCCGGACGGCTTCTGGTTCCACGTGCCGATGGAGCTCCAGCGGCGTGCCTGGCCGACCGAGGACTTCCAGCTCGCCCGCTCGCTGGTGGACAGCCCGCTGCCCGAGTCGGACCTCTTCGCCGGGGTGCGCGAGACGTGCCATGCCCGCTGA
- a CDS encoding DUF4307 domain-containing protein has product MTETHATVPPGAPVFPPGRYGRRREPGRRRPALLVLVVAVVLALLGLMAARLYDQYGDPTYDGQVITYTDVTDSQVVIDFRVRVPAGGSATCLLRARSHDGVEVGHEEVTVTARPGERQVTTTHRLATTARPFIGEVLRCRPAA; this is encoded by the coding sequence GTGACCGAGACGCACGCCACAGTCCCGCCGGGCGCGCCGGTCTTCCCGCCCGGCCGGTACGGTCGCCGCCGCGAGCCCGGGCGCCGCCGTCCGGCACTGCTGGTGCTGGTGGTGGCCGTGGTGCTCGCGCTCCTCGGCCTGATGGCGGCCCGCCTCTACGACCAGTACGGCGACCCCACGTACGACGGCCAGGTGATCACCTACACGGACGTCACCGACTCGCAGGTCGTGATCGACTTCCGGGTCCGGGTGCCGGCGGGCGGCTCGGCGACCTGCCTGCTGCGGGCCCGCTCGCACGACGGCGTCGAGGTGGGCCACGAAGAGGTCACCGTCACCGCCCGGCCCGGCGAGCGGCAGGTCACCACCACGCACCGGCTGGCCACCACCGCCCGGCCGTTCATCGGCGAGGTGCTGCGCTGCCGGCCGGCGGCCTGA